In the Setaria italica strain Yugu1 chromosome VI, Setaria_italica_v2.0, whole genome shotgun sequence genome, one interval contains:
- the LOC101761272 gene encoding protein RAFTIN 1A has protein sequence MARVPMLTALLVLFAFGQQSHAFYYKYSLPASSVAARATEELADTKMAVFFREEALRVRQSLPFRFPAAVTAPLGFLPRHIADAIPFSSSALPGVLAQFNVAEGSAQAAKMEETLGMCEDPGLEWEAKFCATSLEALVEGAQGVLGTRSITEMISRVPRAGSPLQPYTVRTVRPVRGSSFVGCHQKEYPYTVYMCHSTGPARAYMVEMEGAGGDKVTLFSVCHTDTSEWDKDHVAFRFLGTKPGGPPVCHVLPYGHILWAKKYAGLSSA, from the exons ATGGCGCGCGTACCGATGCTCACTGCTCTCCTCGTCCTGTTCGCG TTTGGACAGCAGAGCCATGCTTTCTACTACAAGTACAGCCTTCCAGCTTCCTCCGTCGCTGCACGTGCCACCGAGGAGCTCGCCGACACCAAGATGGCCGTCTTCTTCCGCGAGGAGGCCCTGCGCGTCCGCCAGAGCCTGCCCTTCCGGTTCCCCGCGGCAGTGACCGCCCCGCTCGGCTTCCTCCCCCGCCACATCGCCGACGCcatccccttctcctcctccgccctcccAGGTGTCCTCGCCCAGTTCAACGTCGCCGAGGGCTCCGCCCAGGCAGCCAAGATGGAGGAGACGCTGGGCATGTGCGAGGACCCGGGCCTCGAGTGGGAGGCCAAGTTCTGCGCCACCTCACTGGAGGCCCTGGTGGAGGGTGCCCAGGGGGTGCTCGGCACCAGGAGCATTACCGAGATGATCTCCAGGGTGCCCCGCGCCGGGTCGCCGCTGCAACCGTACACCGTCCGTACCGTGCGCCCCGTTCGGGGCTCCAGCTTCGTGGGGTGCCACCAGAAGGAGTACCCGTACACCGTGTACATGTGCCACAGCACCGGCCCGGCTCGAGCGTACATGGTGGAGATGGAGGGCGCCGGTGGTGACAAGGTCACCTTGTTCTCCGTCTGCCACACCGACACGTCGGAGTGGGACAAGGATCACGTCGCCTTCAGGTTCCTCGGCACCAAGCCCGGCGGCCCACCGGTGTGCCACGTCCTGCCGTACGGGCACATCTTGTGGGCCAAGAAATATGCTGGCCTCTCGTCGGCGTAA